The Streptomyces sp. NBC_00335 DNA window TCGAGCGCATCGGCCGCTGGAAGGCCGAGCGCCAGGAGTCCTCGGACCGGCAGGGCGGCGGCGACCCGTTCGTCTTCCCGACGGTGATGCAGGCCCTGGACCGGCTCAAGGATGCCGCCGCCGGGGACGAGAACCTGATGGAGGCCACCCTGGAGTGCGCCCGCGCCGGTGTCACCACCGGCGAGTGGTCGAGCGCGCTGCGCGAGGTGTTCGGCGAGTTCCGGGCGCCGACCGGGGTCTCCTCGGCCCCGGTGGCCGTGACCGCCGAGGAGGGGACCCCCATGGCCCTCGTCCGCGCGAAGGTCTCCCGTACCGCCGACGAGCTGGGCTCCGGCCGGCTGCGCCTGCTGGTCGGCAAGCCCGGCCTGGACGGGCACTCCAACGGCGCCGAGCAGATCGCCGTACGGGCCCGCGACGCCGGTTTCGAGGTGGTCTACCAGGGCATCCGGCTGACCCCCGAGGAGATTTCCTCGGCGGCGCTGGCCGAGGACGTGCACTGCGTGGGACTGTCCATCCTGTCCGGCTCGCACAGCGCGCTCGTCCCGGACGTGCTGGAACGCCTGCGTGCGGCGGGGGCGGGTGACATCCCCGTCGTGCTCGGCGGCATCATTCCGAATGCCGACGCCGTGGCGCTCAAGGAGGCCGGGGTGGCGGCGGTCTTCACCCCGAAGGACTTCGGCATCACGGAGATCATCGGCAAAATCGTCGACGAGATCCGCCGGGCCAACAAGCTCCACCCGCTCGGCGACGCCGACGAGATCATCGACACTGACACCCTTGCAAGCACGGAGGTCCCCGCATGACCACGCCCTCTTCCCCGGTCAACCGGCTGCGGCCGCGCCGCTCCTGCCTCGCGGTGCCGGGTTCCAACCCCCGGTTCCTGGAGAAGGCCCAGGGCCTCCCGGCCGACCAGGTCTTCCTGGACCTGGAGGACGCCTGCGCCCCGCTCGCCAAGGAGGGCGCCCGCCACACGATCGTGGACGCGCTGAACAACGGCGACTGGACCGGCAAGACCCGCGTGGTGCGCGTCAACGACTGGACCACGCACTGGACGTACCGCGATGTGATCACGGTCGTCGAGGGCGCCGGCCAGAACCTCGACTGCATCATGCTGCCGAAGGTCCAGGACGCCCAGCAGGTCGTGGCGCTCGACCTCCTGCTGACGCAGATCGAGAAGACGATGGGCTTCGAGGTCGGCAAGATCGGCATCGAGGCGCAGATCGAGAACGCCAAGGGCCTGGTCAACGTCGACGCGATCGCCGCCGCCTCGCCGCGGCTGGAAACCATCATCTTCGGACCGGCCGACTTCATGGCCTCCATCAACATGAAGTCCCTGGTCGTGGGCATGCAGCCGCCCGGCTACGGCGCGGACGCCTACCACTACATCCTGATGCGGATCCTGATGGCGGCCCGCATGCACGACCTCCAGGCGATCGACGGCCCCTTCCTCCAGATCAAGAACGTCGACGGCTACCGCGAGGTCGCCGGGCGCGCCGCGGCCCTGGGCTTCGACGGCAAGTGGGTGCTGCACCCCGGCCAGGTCGACGCGGCCAACGAGGTCTTCTCCCCCTCCCAGGAGGACTACGACCACGCCGAGCTGATCCTCGACGCGTACGACTGGTGCACCTCCGAGGCGGGCGGCAAGAAGGGCTCCGCGATGCTCGGCGACGAGATGATCGACGAGGCCAGCCGCAAGATGGCCCTGGTCATCTCGGGCAAGGGCCGCGCCGCCGGCATGCAGCGCACCACCAAGTTCGAAATCCCGGAGGCCTGAGCAGCATGCAGTTCGGACGCACCTACGAAGAGTTCGAGATCGGCGCGGTCTACAAGCACTGGCCCGGAAAGACGGTCACCGAGTACGACGACCACCTCTTCTGTCTGCTGACCATGAACCACCACCCGCTCCACATGGACAGCAACTACGCGGAGAACACGACCGACTTCGGCAAGAACGTGGTCGTGGGCAACTACATCTACTCCCTGCTGCTGGGCATGTCCGTGCCGGACGTCTCGGGCAAGGCGATCGCCAACCTGGAGATCGAGTCGCTGCGCCACGTGGCGCCGACCTTCCACGGGGACACGATCTACGGCGAGACCACGGTCCTCGACAAGACCCCGTCGAAGTCGAAGAACGACCGCGGCATCGTCTACGTGGAGACCAAGGGCTACAAGCAGGACGGCACCCTCGTCTGCGTCTTCCGGCGCAAGGTGATGGTCCCGACCGAGACGTACATCAAGGAGCGCGGCGGCGAGCAGCCCGGCCGCCCCACGCTGAAGGAACAGGGGAAGTAGAACCATGAGCCGACTTGCCCAGACCGCCGGCCTGACGGACGACCAGAGGGACATCCTCAAGACCGTCCGGGAGTTCGTCGACAAGGAGATCATCCCGGTCGCGACCGAGCTGGAGCACCGGGACGAGTACCCGCAGCAGATCGTCGACGGTCTCAAGGAACTCGGCCTCTTCGGCCTGATGATCCCGGAGGAGTACGGCGGCCTGGGTGAGTCGCTGCTCACCTACGCCCTGTGCGTCGAGGAGATCGCGCGCGGCTGGATGTCCGTCTCGGGCATCATCAACACGCACTTCATCGTGGCGTACATGCTCAAGCAGCACGGCACCCAGGAGCAGAGGGAGTACTTCCTTCCGCGGATGGCGCTGGGCGAGGTGCGCGGCGCGTTCTCTATGTCCGAGCCGGGGCTCGGCTCCGATGTGTCGGCCATCACCTCCAAGGCGGTCAAGGACGGCGACGAGTACGTCCTGAACGGCCAGAAGATGTGGCTGACGAACGGCGGCACCTCCACGCTGGTGGCCGTTCTGGTGCGCAGTGACGAAGGACACCCCGAGGGCACCGCGCCCCACAAGTCGATGACGACCTTCCTCGTGGAGAAGGAGGCCGGCTTCGGTGAGGTGCGTCCCGGCCTGACCATCCCCGGCAAGATCGACAAGATGGGCTACAAGGGCGTCGACACGACCGAGCTCATCATGGACGGACTGCGCATTCCGGCCAATCGGGTGCTCGGCGGCCAGACCGGCCGAGGGTTTTACCAAATGATGGACGGGGTCGAGGTCGGCCGCGTCAACGTGGCGGCCCGTGGTTGCGGCGTCGCGCAGCGTGCGTTCGAGCTGGGTGTCTCGTATGCCCAGCAACGTCACACTTTCGGCAAGGCCATCGCCGAGCACCAGGCGATCCAGTTCAAGCTGGCCGAGATGGCTACCAAGGTCGAAGCCGCCCATGCGATGATGGTCAATGCAGCACGCAAAAAGGACTCCGGGGAACGAAACGACCTCGAAGCAGGGATGGCGAAGTACCTCGCCTCCGAGTACTGCAAGGAGGTGGTGGAGGACGCGTTCCGTATCCACGGTGGCTACGGCTTCTCGAAGGAGTACGAGATCGAGCGCCTCTACCGAGAGGCACCCATGCTGCTCATCGGCGAAGGTACCGCCGAGATCCAGAAAATGATCATCGGGCGACGCCTGCTCGAGGAGTACCGGCTCCAGGGCTGAAAGTCCCTTTTGCGGTAAATCATCCAGTGGTTTTCCGCAAAAGAGTCACTAGCAGTCACTGGCTCACGGTCATCGACTCGGCTTCTGGCTTGCCCAGTTGTTGCGTGCAACCGATAGCATTCCAGTAAAGCCGCCGTCCCGTCCCCCCGTTTGCGGCGCGGCATCACCCGCTACGAAGGTCATCCATGCCCCACAGCCAAACCTCTGCACCTCGCGTCGGCCTCCTCGGTGGACGCCTCGCGCGCGGAGCATCGCCGTGGCTTCTGCCGACCGTCGCCACCGCCGCCGTCAGCCTCGTCCGGGCCCGCAAGTCCGGACGCTGGGCGGCAGTGGCCGTGCCCACCACCGCGCTCGCGGCGGGCATGCTGTGGTTCTTCCGCGACCCCGAGCGTGAGATCACTCAGGGCCGGGTCATCTCCCCCGCCGACGGTGTGGTGCAGAGCATCATGCCGTGGAAGGACGGGCGGACCCGCGTCGCGATCTTCATGAGCCCGCTGAACGTCCACGTCAACCGTGCGCCCCTCGCGGGCACGGTGACGTCCGTGGAACACGTTCCCGGTGGATTCGTTCCGGCGTTCAACAAGGAGAGCGAGAACAACGAGCGCGTCGTCTGGCACTTCGACACCGAGCTCGGCGACATCGAGATGGTGCAGATCGCCGGCGCCGTCGCCCGTCGCATCGTCCCGTACCTGCCGGCCGGCACCAAGGTGGAGCAGGGCGAACGCATCGGTCTGATCCGCTTCGGCTCCCGCGTCGACATCTACCTCCCCGAGGGCGTCGAGATCGCGGTCGAGGTCGGACAGGCCACCACCGCGGGGGTGACCCGAATTGACCGTGACTGAACCTGAAACCCCGGCGAACCTGTCGACGCCGGCATCGGGATGGGTACCCGAGGCGTCCGAGGAGGAGTCTCCCGAGGACGACATGCCGCTGTCACTGCGGCTGTCGATAGCGGACACCCTGACCCTCGGCAACGCGACGTGCGGATTCATGGCGGTGTACTTCACCACCACCGGGATCCTCATCCCGCACCTCACCGGCAGCGGCGAGTCGGGCATGGCCCGCAGCAGCGCGGCGACCGCCGTGATACTGATGCTGCTCGCCGCGGTCTTCGACCTCTTCGACGGCATCGTGGCCCGCAAGCTGCGCAGCTCGCCGATGGGCGCGGAGCTGGACAACCTGTCCGACCTGATCAGCTTCGGCCTGGCCCCGGCGTACTTCGTCCTCGTCTACGGCATGGTCGCCGATGACGCGGTGCAGAAGATGTCGGCGCTGGCGGCGATCGTCGTCCTGCTGGCCGTCGTCCTGCGCCTCGCGAGATTCAGCTGCGTGGCGATGAAGGACGGCATGTTCCAGGGCATGCCGAGCCCCTTCGGTGCGCTGACGGTCGTCTCGATCGTGCTGCTGGAGCTGCCGTTCATCCCGACCCTGCTGGCGATCGTCGGCGTGGCCTGGCTGATGGTGAGCCGGGTCGAGTACCCCAAGCCGCGGGGTGTCCTCGCGGTGGCGATGCTCAGCTGGATCGTCGCGGCGATGGGTCTGCTGGCCGCGTGGGCGTTCGACGCGCCGGGCGGCGGGCTGCTGCTCCAGACCGGCTGCGCGCTGCAGATCGCTCTGGCGGCGACCATCCCGCTGTTCGCGACGACCCGTCGCGCGAACACGTTCCGCCACAACCGCCGTGAGGCGCGGGCCACCCAGGCCCCGTAGCCCCGGCTGTACGCGCACGCAAGGGCCCCCGGCCGCCACCAGGCAACCGGGGGCCCTTTCGCGTGCGCGGGGGCCCTACGCCGCTGCGGCGGGGTCCGGGGCGGAGCCCCGGGGAACGGTGGAAGGGTGGGGTAGGGGACCTCGCCCCGCGCAGCGGCGCATCCGGTGCCGGGCCCGGCGGCGGGCGCCCGGCCGGGGGGGTCCCCGTAACGTTGGTGTCGGAAAACCGCCAGCCCGGGGACCGGCCGCCCAGGAGGATGGGAGCCATGTACACCGATACGGAGCGTTGCGTGCGGGCAGTCCAGTCGAAGGACGCCCGCTTCGACGGCTGGTTCTTCACCGCCGTGAGGACCACCGGCATCTACTGCCGCCCCAGCTGCCCCGCCGTACCGCCCAAGGTCGAGAACATGACCTTCCTCCCCAGCGCCGCCGCCTGCCAGCAGAGCGGCTACCGGGCCTGCAAGCGCTGCCGGCCCGACACCTCCCCCGGCTCCCCCGAGTGGAACGCCCGCGCGGACGCCGTCGCCCGGGCCATGCGCCTCATCCAGGACGGGGTGGTCGACCGGGAGGGCGTCCCGGGGCTGGCCTCCCGGCTCGGGTACTCCGCCCGCCAGGTGGAGCGCCAGCTGGGCGCGGAGCTCGGCGCCGGCCCCCTCGCCCTCGCCCGGGCCCAGCGCGCGCAGACCGCCCGGCTGCTGATCGAGACCTCCGGGCTCCCGATGGGCGACATCGCCTTCGCCGCGGGGTTCTCCTCGATCCGGACCTTCAACGACACCGTCCGCGAGGTCTTCGCCCTGGCCCCGAGCGAGCTGCGGGCCAAGGCCGCCGGCCGGGGGCCCGTCCGGGGTGCCGGGCCCGCCCAGGTGCCCGGCACCATAAGCCTGCGGCTCCCCTTCCGTGCCCCGCTCACCCCCGACAACCTCTTCGGCCACCTCGCCGCGACCGCCGTCCCCGGGGTCGAGGAGTGGCGGGCGGGCGCCTACCGCCGCACGCTCCGGCTCCCGTACGGCACCGGCGTCGTCTCCCTCACCCCGCAGCCCGACCACATCGGCTGCCGGCTCGCCCTGACCGACCTGCGCGACCTGACCATCGCCATCAGCCGCTGCCGGCGGCTCCTGGACCTCGACGCGGACCCCGAGGCCGTCGACGAGCAGCTGCGTGCCGACCCGCTGCTCGCCCCTCTCGTGGCCAAGGCTCCCGGCCGCCGGGTGCCCCGTACCGTCGACGCGGAGGAGTTCGCCGTACGGGCCGTGCTCGGGCAGCAGGTGTCCACCGCGGCGGCCCGTACGCACGCGGCCCGGCTGGTGCGCTCCTTGGGCGAGCCGGTGACCGACCCCGAGGGCGGGCTGACGCACCTGTTCCCGACCCCGCAGGCCCTGGCCGGGGTGGACCCGGAGTCCCTGGCCATGCCGCGCAGCCGGCGGGCCACCTTCACCACGCTCGTCTCGGCCCTGGCCGACGGCTCGCTCCCGCTCGGCATCGACAGCGACTGGGAGGCGGCCCGCGCACGGCTGGGGGCGCTGCCCGGCTTCGGGCCGTGGACCACCGAGATCATCGCGATGCGGGCCCTGGGCGACCCGGACGCCTTCATCCCGGGCGACCTGGGCATCCGGCGGGCCGCGCAGGGGCTCGGGCTGCCCTCCACGCCCGCGGCGCTGACGGCCCGCGCGGCGCGCTGGCGGCCCTGGCGCGCGTACGCCGTGCAGTACCTGTGGGCCACCGAGGACCACGCGATCAACGTCCTGCCCGCCTGACCCGACCGACTTCAGAGGAGTACGAGCCACCATGAGCAGCAGCACGAGTAGCACCAGGCACCACACCGTCGTGGACAGCCCCTACGGGCCCCTCACCCTCGTCGCCGCCGACGGGGTCCTCTGCGGGCTCTACATGACCGGGCAGCGCCACCGCCCGGCCGAGGAGTCCTTCGGGGAGCGCGTCGCGGCGAGCGAGGCCCCCTTCCCGGAGGTGGAGCGGCAGCTGACCGCGTACTTCGCCGGGGAGCTCACCTCCTTCGACCTGCCGGTCCGGCTGGAGGGCACCGAGTTCCAGCGCAGCGTGTGGGAGCAGCTCGTACGGATCCCCTACGGGCAGACCTGGTCCTACGGGGAGCTGGCCGCCAAGCTCGGCAAGCCGAACGCCTCGCGCGCGGTGGGGCTGGCCAACGGGAAGAACCCGGTCGGCATCATCGTGCCGTGCCACCGCGTCATCGGGTCGTCCGGCTCCATGACCGGCTACGGCGGCGGCATCGACCGCAAGGTCCGCCTGCTGGCCTTCGAGTCCGGAGCCGAGCAGCTCTAGGACTCAGCCGACGGGGGTGCGACCGCTTCGAGGTCCGCGACCGTACCGGACATGACGGCACGGACGTGCCGGGTGAGGTGCTCCACGGGCCAGTCCCACCAGGCGAGGGCGAGCAGGCGGGCGATCTCCTCGTCGGTGTGGCGGGTGCGGATGAGGGTGGCCGGGTTGCCACCGACGATCCCGTAGTCGGGGACGTCGTCCACGACCACGGCGCCGGCCGCGATGATCGCGCCGTGCCCGATGCGCACCCCGGGCATGACCATCGCGTGGTAGCCGAACCAGACGTCGTTGCCGACGACGGTGTCGCCCCGGCCGGGCAGGCCTGCGAGCAGGTCGAAGTGGTCGGCCCAGGATCCGCCCATGATGGGGAAGGGGAACGTGGAGGGGCCGTCCATGCGGTGGTTGGCGCCGTTCATGAGGAACCGGACCCCGGTGCCCAGCGCGCAGAACTTCCCGATGACCAGCTTCTCCGGCCCGTAGTGGTAGAGCACGTTGCGGGTCTCGAACGCGGTGGGATCGTCCGGGTCGTCGTAGTAGGAGTACTCCCCCACCTCGATCAGCGGCGAGGTGACCAGCGGCTTCAGCAGCACCACGCGCGGCTGGTCGGGAAACGGGTGGAGCACCGTCGGGTCCGCGGGGAAAGGCATGCCCTAGATGACCACCAGCGGCACCAGCAGCGCGAAGGCGGCGCCTGCCTCGACCGCGTAGGCGTACAGGGACGGGTGCTGGACGGGGGCCGCGAGCAGGACCACGCTCTGCTGGGCGGCGGCCGCGACGACCCAGTCGGCGTCGGCGCCGAGGCCGCCCTGGTACCAGCCCTCGCAGGAGCCGGGGCCGGTGACGGCCAGGACGTCGTCCTCGCGGCGGTAGAAGGCCTGCCAGCCCTCGGCCGGCACGGACCAGGCCTCGAAGTCGGTGAACTGGGCCCAGCCGCCGTCGCGGATCGCGGTGTCGAACATCCAGACCGGCACCCCGTCCGGGGTGACCTCGCCGCTCTCCTGCTGGTCGGTGGTGAAGTGGACCATGGGCAGGGCGTCGGGCCCGTCGGCGGTGCTGGGCCAGGCGTACATCGTGATCATCTGCTGAATTCTGTCCTGCTCGGTGTAGGCACGGAATAACGAGCGGAGGGCGCTACGAGGCCTGCGGCCTGCGGCCGTTCTCCAGCTCCACGGTGCCCTCGCCGGTCCGCAGGACCCGGCATGCCTCCACGGTGCGCAGGCCCAGGGATCCGAGCAGATGGTCCGTCAGCTCGGCCGGCTCCACCAGCCTCCACGAGATCAGCTCCTCTTCCTGGAGCTTGATGGAGGCGAGCTGTTCGGCGTCGAGCACGCCGCCGTCGTAGAGGTACGCGACGAGCGGGGGCCGGCCCTCGCCGACCGACCAGTCGACGGCGAGCAGCCGGCCGAGCGGTACGTCGATGCCGATCTCCTCGGCGCTCTCCCGGCGGGCGGCCGTACGCGGGGACTCCCCCGTGTCCGACTCGATGGTGCCGCCCGGCAGCGCCCAGCCCTCCCGGTAGTTGGGCTCGACGAGGAGCACCCGGCCCTCCGCGTCCCGGAAGAGGGCGGCCGCTCCGGCCAGCACCCGGGGCAGGCTCGTGATGTAGGTGGCGTAGTCATCGGTGGTGGTCACGCCGCAACCCTACCCAGCCGCCCCGGGTGGCCGGGGATCACTCCTCCCCGCCGCCGCCCGCCGGCCCGTCCTCCCGGTCGCGGTTCCTCGACTCCGCGACGCGGCGCAGGCGGGGGTGGCGGGCCGGGCCCTGTTCGGTGATGGCGTCGCCGACCATGGCCTTGACCGCGTCCCGCAGTCCGTGCAGGGCGTGGTGGCGGACGGGGCCCGCGCCCGGGTCCTCCCGCAGCTCCTTCACCAGGGCCCAGCACAGGAGCAGCATCACGACCACGAACGGCAGGGCGACCAGGATGGTGGCCGTCTGGAGGGACTTCAGGCCGCCCGCGACGAGGAGTACGGCGGCCACGGAGGCCATCAGCACGCCCCAGGTGACCACGAGCCAGGTCGGCGGGTGCAGGGAGCCGCGGCTGGTGAGGGAGCCCATGACGAGGGAGGCGGAGTCGGCGCTGGTGACGAAGTACGTCATCACCAGGAGCATGGCGATCCACGAGGTGACCGTGCCGAGCGGGAGCGCGTCGAGCATCGCGAAGAGCGAGGCCTCGGTGCCCTCCTTGGCCTTGGCGGCCATGTCGGCGACGCCGGTGGAGTCGAGGCGGATCGCGGTGCCGCCCATGACGCAGAACCAGACGACGGTGGCGCCGCTGGGCACC harbors:
- a CDS encoding HpcH/HpaI aldolase/citrate lyase family protein; translated protein: MTTPSSPVNRLRPRRSCLAVPGSNPRFLEKAQGLPADQVFLDLEDACAPLAKEGARHTIVDALNNGDWTGKTRVVRVNDWTTHWTYRDVITVVEGAGQNLDCIMLPKVQDAQQVVALDLLLTQIEKTMGFEVGKIGIEAQIENAKGLVNVDAIAAASPRLETIIFGPADFMASINMKSLVVGMQPPGYGADAYHYILMRILMAARMHDLQAIDGPFLQIKNVDGYREVAGRAAALGFDGKWVLHPGQVDAANEVFSPSQEDYDHAELILDAYDWCTSEAGGKKGSAMLGDEMIDEASRKMALVISGKGRAAGMQRTTKFEIPEA
- a CDS encoding MaoC family dehydratase, giving the protein MQFGRTYEEFEIGAVYKHWPGKTVTEYDDHLFCLLTMNHHPLHMDSNYAENTTDFGKNVVVGNYIYSLLLGMSVPDVSGKAIANLEIESLRHVAPTFHGDTIYGETTVLDKTPSKSKNDRGIVYVETKGYKQDGTLVCVFRRKVMVPTETYIKERGGEQPGRPTLKEQGK
- a CDS encoding acyl-CoA dehydrogenase family protein; translation: MSRLAQTAGLTDDQRDILKTVREFVDKEIIPVATELEHRDEYPQQIVDGLKELGLFGLMIPEEYGGLGESLLTYALCVEEIARGWMSVSGIINTHFIVAYMLKQHGTQEQREYFLPRMALGEVRGAFSMSEPGLGSDVSAITSKAVKDGDEYVLNGQKMWLTNGGTSTLVAVLVRSDEGHPEGTAPHKSMTTFLVEKEAGFGEVRPGLTIPGKIDKMGYKGVDTTELIMDGLRIPANRVLGGQTGRGFYQMMDGVEVGRVNVAARGCGVAQRAFELGVSYAQQRHTFGKAIAEHQAIQFKLAEMATKVEAAHAMMVNAARKKDSGERNDLEAGMAKYLASEYCKEVVEDAFRIHGGYGFSKEYEIERLYREAPMLLIGEGTAEIQKMIIGRRLLEEYRLQG
- a CDS encoding phosphatidylserine decarboxylase — translated: MPHSQTSAPRVGLLGGRLARGASPWLLPTVATAAVSLVRARKSGRWAAVAVPTTALAAGMLWFFRDPEREITQGRVISPADGVVQSIMPWKDGRTRVAIFMSPLNVHVNRAPLAGTVTSVEHVPGGFVPAFNKESENNERVVWHFDTELGDIEMVQIAGAVARRIVPYLPAGTKVEQGERIGLIRFGSRVDIYLPEGVEIAVEVGQATTAGVTRIDRD
- the pssA gene encoding CDP-diacylglycerol--serine O-phosphatidyltransferase codes for the protein MPLSLRLSIADTLTLGNATCGFMAVYFTTTGILIPHLTGSGESGMARSSAATAVILMLLAAVFDLFDGIVARKLRSSPMGAELDNLSDLISFGLAPAYFVLVYGMVADDAVQKMSALAAIVVLLAVVLRLARFSCVAMKDGMFQGMPSPFGALTVVSIVLLELPFIPTLLAIVGVAWLMVSRVEYPKPRGVLAVAMLSWIVAAMGLLAAWAFDAPGGGLLLQTGCALQIALAATIPLFATTRRANTFRHNRREARATQAP
- a CDS encoding AlkA N-terminal domain-containing protein; the encoded protein is MYTDTERCVRAVQSKDARFDGWFFTAVRTTGIYCRPSCPAVPPKVENMTFLPSAAACQQSGYRACKRCRPDTSPGSPEWNARADAVARAMRLIQDGVVDREGVPGLASRLGYSARQVERQLGAELGAGPLALARAQRAQTARLLIETSGLPMGDIAFAAGFSSIRTFNDTVREVFALAPSELRAKAAGRGPVRGAGPAQVPGTISLRLPFRAPLTPDNLFGHLAATAVPGVEEWRAGAYRRTLRLPYGTGVVSLTPQPDHIGCRLALTDLRDLTIAISRCRRLLDLDADPEAVDEQLRADPLLAPLVAKAPGRRVPRTVDAEEFAVRAVLGQQVSTAAARTHAARLVRSLGEPVTDPEGGLTHLFPTPQALAGVDPESLAMPRSRRATFTTLVSALADGSLPLGIDSDWEAARARLGALPGFGPWTTEIIAMRALGDPDAFIPGDLGIRRAAQGLGLPSTPAALTARAARWRPWRAYAVQYLWATEDHAINVLPA
- a CDS encoding methylated-DNA--[protein]-cysteine S-methyltransferase; amino-acid sequence: MSSSTSSTRHHTVVDSPYGPLTLVAADGVLCGLYMTGQRHRPAEESFGERVAASEAPFPEVERQLTAYFAGELTSFDLPVRLEGTEFQRSVWEQLVRIPYGQTWSYGELAAKLGKPNASRAVGLANGKNPVGIIVPCHRVIGSSGSMTGYGGGIDRKVRLLAFESGAEQL
- a CDS encoding CatB-related O-acetyltransferase; the protein is MPFPADPTVLHPFPDQPRVVLLKPLVTSPLIEVGEYSYYDDPDDPTAFETRNVLYHYGPEKLVIGKFCALGTGVRFLMNGANHRMDGPSTFPFPIMGGSWADHFDLLAGLPGRGDTVVGNDVWFGYHAMVMPGVRIGHGAIIAAGAVVVDDVPDYGIVGGNPATLIRTRHTDEEIARLLALAWWDWPVEHLTRHVRAVMSGTVADLEAVAPPSAES
- a CDS encoding NUDIX domain-containing protein, which gives rise to MTTTDDYATYITSLPRVLAGAAALFRDAEGRVLLVEPNYREGWALPGGTIESDTGESPRTAARRESAEEIGIDVPLGRLLAVDWSVGEGRPPLVAYLYDGGVLDAEQLASIKLQEEELISWRLVEPAELTDHLLGSLGLRTVEACRVLRTGEGTVELENGRRPQAS